TATCTTGAATTCACTAATATATTTTCAACTAGATAAAATGATACAAATAATAGTTAACATCTTATGAAGATTCCTAGATTGGCTATTGTTCATCCCTATATTTATCTGCTGATGCTCTTTCTCTACCTCATGCAACCATGACATGGTCTCCAGTCCACCATTTCTTCCTCTTCCAGCGAGATTACTTAATCAACAGTGTCGATCGATGAGTGAGCATTAGTTCACTATCTTTTGGTTAGTGCATTTGAGTTGGTGTCATATTATGTCAACAAAGAAGGTTTAACTAAAGAATGCAGGTAATACCGAAAGCATCCCATCCGGTTCCATAGAAGTTTTTCACCAATTGTCAAGTAAATCGGAAAGTGCTCACGGTCAGCGGCCAAGAAACCCAGCTTCCCGTAATTGAATACCCCATTTGAAGGAAAAAATCCCTACAAATGCACCGTAGCTAGAGATTGAACTGTGAGTCCCTAGGTGACAACTTAATTATCCAGTTTAAGCCAATTAATCATGGATGACCGAAGTCTTATGGAAATTTCCTATTAGCCATAAGGATAAATCAGAAAGCACTCATAGCGGACAGTTTATCAATCTGACATTCTTAGGTCAATCGCCCGTTAAcaataaaaaaatcctaaaatatattttttttaaaaaaaggaggATGATATAATTTCCTAAAATATTATCAACTATTATATAATAGTTTAACACAGCAATTCCAACTTCCAAGCATAGGAGTTCACATCAAAGTGGAACCAAGAGATGCGATCAAGAAGTTGGTGTCAATTTACAATCAAATTTCAAAGTCGTTGGAAGTGATCAAAGCAGTAGAGATAAATACCAACACATGAAAAAAATTCCTTCATCATTGCAACATTTAATTAAAGataccaaaaatgatataaaGTATATAAAAAAGTTTACATCGCCAAGATTAAACAGACGACATCAAATTCTGTTCAAATATGAAATCTGGGTTATATCTTTTCATCTACCTGCTCAAATATCTCTCCAAGCTCTAAATCTGAGACATCGTCATTTTCTCCACCTTTAGGTGCTTCAGCTTCAGATGCTCCTCTTAGGCCAATTTATAAGATTTCCACCAGTTGTATGCTCTAGTACCTCCAGCTTGGGTAAAGGAGAAATGCATGTGTCCATCTTCTCATACCTGCTATGTAATAGACCATTATTGTTAATTACAACTCAACTAGTCATTCTTCATAGTAAAGATACAGGGCACCATAAGCACAAGAGAGGCAAACATTTGATCTAAACATGTGGGAAATTAAGATGCTAGAAAATTTCAAAGTGATTATTAGTTTCATTCAAACTGATGGGTTGTATGCTTCACATAGAAAGATGTTATCTGAATGATTTGTACTTTTAATATGCAATTAAAGTGTAAGATTAACGGGAACAATTACATTTTTATTGTAATTAGCCTAtgcaaaaaaaaacaagaaaaagcaATCCAACAAATGCACTTTAGGGATCAAATGTTCACTCAAATGTTAATGAGAGCATTCATAAGCACAAATCAAGCTAACATAAGTGTAATAGCTAAAAAATGTACTTCAGGACCACTTGACATTGCAAGATACTCCTAAGTAGGATCTCAAGCCTAACAACCATTAGTGTACCTAATATATAGCATTGCAATATTTGCTTATATAGGGTATAATTTTTGTAGCTAAATCTTTAATCAAGAAAAGTAGAACTTCAATTGAGTGATTACTTGGAATTGCACTGATTTGGTTTAAAGGCTCCAAACAGGTTCAATAGAATTTTAGATAAGCTCAATTGGTGGAATTAAGCTTGATTGACCCTAGTTGGCTTGGCAAGTTCAATTAGTGGAATTAGGGTTTTATTTACTATAGATGGCTTAATTTTGATCTATACAATGGGAAGGATGCTTTTAGTTAACTCCTCCCTTTGTCTTTTTCCTTAGCATCAATGTGAGACCAAGTGTGTGAGACGGTAACAACAACAAATGGCTAATGAGAATATAGCAAGCAAGGCATTAAAGAAGAATACCATCGTGAGTCTCATACTTGTTATTGAATCTACAAAAGTTTTATCCTAGCGTATATTGTTATAACCCACAACAATAAAAGCAATTATTAATTTCAATATCGTAATCAATCAATcactataattttataaaatcaaaCTTTGATAGTATCAGTTATAGATGCCAATTCTTCTCCATATGTATTGTCATCGCTATTATGATAATTATCTATTGTTGATTTGATAATCAAAACATcgttatatttataaaatttaataaaaataattgattTGCAAATAAAATTATGATACAAATACAGAATTAATCGACACATACCCTTGCTATAAAATTAGATAATTGCGCTTGTCATGTGACATACCTCAATGCCTACATCCACGATATAACCGGGGCTTTGAAGTTGATTTCTCatttgatgatttcaatctcttcccacatcctTTTGTTCTTACTAGAGAAAGATCAATAATATTAGGGGAACCATCCATGAATTTCTTCCTTTGACCTCTATTGTCCTATGTTTTACTAAtattcatctcttgaattttactaTAGATATAATTGAATTGTTCATCCAAAAATTTTGTCCCTTCATCAGTCAAAGATGTATCATCAATTAATATTGAAGCTTTATATGATAACCTTGAGTATCTTGACATCAAAACCCTTTTTGGATCATCGATGAAATTTTGCTCCCCTAAAGCATGTATTGTTCCAACttttgcatctcgtgtccatcatttcaggcaaatgaaacacttggttgatacaaAAAAAGACTAATATATGTCTGCATGGAATGCCATCAAACTCAAATTTCTTATAGCTATAAGATATGTTGTCCTTTTGATTGTCATGTGCTCACCCTTGGTTTGGAGGAAGAACTactttgaaaattcatcatatgATAAACCACTGAGTAAACTCCGATAGatgcttgttgcacataataatcATAGATCTCACTTATTTCATTTTGAAACTCCATCCATTTTTTTTTCATGTacaacttaaccatttgagtttcttTTGGCTAGTTTGTCTTAATTCTAGGATGTTCATTATATAAATATGGTcagcaactaactcattgtgtttTTGGTGTCTAAGTGCCCTATTATTGAAACAGATGATAAAATtcatcaatgagttcttattttaaacatacttcttgaaaaatgcatgtaaACCTTCAGATCTCTaactacttgacattccagcataaaatatatgattaaAATATGCTGACACCCACTTGTGTCACAATTCATACATCGAAGATAACCAATTATTTTTCTCCTAGTTAGTACACTTGATAACCTCTTTCCATGAATTCTCAAATTCATCAGGTGTGGTAAATTTCCAATGACATTTTTTATACTTTGATAATAGTCACGAAAAGTTAAAGGGTGTAATttatttggaaatttatttagtatatactacaaacaatatcgatgaactgtttgagggaaaacttgggcattgACTTTCGTCATAGCAGGATCTTGATAAGTGATGATAacatttggtgcacctttaggcataACTTTTATGAACTTGTTAAGTATCCAAACAAAAGACTCATTTTTCTCATAACTTATAAAGCTGcaaccaaaaataattgtttGATGTTGATGATTAACTCTTACAAATGGTGCaaaaatcaacccatatttgttggtgttatatattgtatcaaatacaactacatcacctAATACATTGTATGCCATCCTTGATACATGATCCACTCAAAAATATCTACTAAATCtattatctgaatcagtctcataatcaaagaaaaaaaaattgaattcttCTATTTCTCAGATGCAAATAACTCGATTAGTGTTTCGACATCGATACCCTTTTGTTCAACCTTTAGCTctttctcaaagtttctaatatctctttctgtgcaacctacCAGCTCAGACCCTCCATATTGTATATCCAATAATTGCATTTGTTGGCAAGCTGACACATTGACCTTTGAAAATTATTGAGTCAATGCTTTGTTTGTTGTTGAAACATTACGGTGTGAGcatagcaaatgcacctttgaaggaGTCAAAAGTGGATGATTATGACCTTCCATGAAGTTAGTGATATACCAATTAGGTCTAGTTTATTTTTTGAcaagtgaaatctttgacttacaaccagttctaacttcgtcacgtgctctttcccttgtCCGTTGATCACCTTTTACCTGTTTATTTCATTGATCATTTGTATGTcattctttaaagcatacaaatattttccacaagttcatttttcatctttttttttactattatttatCCTTGCACTAAATCCAGATTCTCGTGCACATTGGTTATAGAACGAAAATGCCTCCTCTATTGATGAGAATTCTATCTCATATTTTGGCTTTTGATCATCTATAACTTGGGAAATGTATAGCTGATCATTTCCTTCCATTGTTAGGGAATTTTAGATTTAGATGAAGTGAAGCTCTGCATATCACCATATAgccacaaaaatattttaaatcaaatagGCATAAAAAAAACAATGTTGCTATATTGTGAATGTTTGATAAGTACCATATAACAAGTGTATCATTTGGTAGAATAGTTAAAAATTGGTTAGTAATCTAATATCACTGTATTCTCATGTGGTTGTCATCGCCAAAGAGAAATGTTTACATTCAACATCAAAGAAACAAATAGAAGAGAGAGAAATTATAAATCATGAAGATTCTAGTGTATGTAGCATTAAAGAAACAAATCAAATAGGCTAACAATCACAAAACTTTTAATACTATAATGATAACTATGGACAATGGGAAGTAGAATGGATGCATTATATCTTTGTAAATAAATTCTGATAAATTCTGATTGGTTTAGAAAGTGATCATGTTATTAACATTGTGAAATAAATCATATGCTTATTTATGCTGAGATTGGACTCCACGATGGTGCTACATGGTTTTTAGTAGCTAGGTTTTCAATTTTTGAGTCAAGTTGTAATCTTGACTTCTGAACTATTTGCAGTTTCTACAAAAATGTTCTCTATGATAATTGCAAATTCATAAAGTTTGAACTTAATTATCCTTCATGCGCTTGAGTTTGAGTCTACTTCAGGAATCACAAACTCTTCCAAGTCTAAGGAATGACTTTGGCCTCATCAGTTACTAGGATGGATTTGTAAACGTTCAGCGACATGGGGCACTATTGCATGCTAATCATCGATTTTAAAATTTCAACTGTTTAAATTTGAGAAAGTTAGAGAGATAAAATAGAGTTGGATCTCAAATAACAAATGTTGGATGAGATGAGAATACGGTCTTTGATAGAGGGAGAAGTGGCAGACGTGATGAAAATCTCTAGCTAGCCTTCACTTTACTCTTCGTTTGGATTGTTTCAGGAGAATGGCTAAGGGATGATTCAAGAAGGGAAACTTAATATGCAAATAGCAAAAATAGGGAGGGGTCTCACGGAGAGGGACAACAATGGGGAGGGTGTCGTGGCGATGGGATGACGTTGGTGGCTCTCGACAGATGGCGGTGGCAGCGATGAAAGATGGCGGTAGGGACGGTGTAGCGGCGATGGGTCGACGTCGGCGCCTCTCGACAAACAGCGTCGACACAACGATAAAAGACGGCGGAGATCGGTGAGCGAGGAATGCTGAGGCAAGGTGAGCGAGGATTAGAGAGCGTCCTACACAATACGTTCAAAATTTCTCAAATACTCCATACGTACCACAACGTCCTCAAAATGTCCCTCGAGCTCAATTATATATGTATCCTCGTGAATATATTTCGATGACGGGCAATCAATTTTTCATGCCGCCCTCTCCTTATGGATTTCATCCTCCAAATGCAGCCATGTTCCCTTTAGACGAATCAAGAAAGGTCGGCAGCGACAAGGATCCTGCAACATCTTCTGTACCAGAGTCTTTGTTTCCGCCACATTCATCGCCTTTTGGGCTAGAAAACATTACCATTGATAAGGATACAGAGACATGCTATGACGATgatgcgaagaagaagaagatagctTGGTCACTAGAAGAGGACAAGGTGCTTGCAAGGTCATGGATCTCTGTAAGCACCGATCCAGTGATTGGCAATGCatagaaggaggaagctttttgGAAACGTATCACAAAGGAGTACAACGGACATCGACCTACTAGTACTGTGGAGAGACAATTGAAGCAGGTAAAATTACATTTCTTTAACTTAGCTTCCAAAGGTTGGTGAGCGAGTTTAGTGGAATCTATAATAAGTGGCATAGTAACCGTGCAAGCGGTTGGAGTGACGATGACATACTAACAAAGGCACATGAAGAGTGGATGAGTAATAAAAAGAACAAGTCTTTCAAGTACGAACATGTGTGGAGAATTCTTAGAGAATGTGAGAAGTACGCTCCACAATCAAGTGACAATCGTTATGGAAAAAAGACAAGGACATCTGAATCAGGAGCATACACatcatcttctaatccaaatACGAGTGTTGATGTGGAAGACTATGAAGTCCGCACTCGTCCAAATGGCCAAAAGGAATCTAAGAGGAAGGGAAAAACCAAATCTACAATATTCGAAGATCTTAAAGAAAAGATGGAGAAAACATTGGAAAAATTTACAGAGTACAATCAGCGAAAGTTAGAGACTTTGGATACtgctaatgaaaataagaaaTCGGAAGCCTTCCAACGTGAGTATGAAATTCTTATGAAAGATATCGTAAGAATGACGGAGGAGCAGCTTCGTATACATAGTCATGCTTGTCAAATGATTAAAAAGAAATGGGGTTTGGAGTAgacttatatttttattttgtatgttATTTTTTAATTGCATTATCTTATGTAATGTTATTTTAACAAATTATGTAATTTAGTTTTCATTAAATTGACTTTTAAATTATCTGTTATTGCATGACTCATGAAATTAATTATATAGTCGTTGTTTTCAAACgactaataaaataataattagtgTTTTATATAGCCATTATATTTTTTCCCCTTTAAATACATGCTTCAACCCCTCACTTTTATTATCAATTGTACTCATTTCTCTCTAATAATTTTATTaccttcattttttttcattctcTGTTACAATATGTCTGAAGATCCAAATTACTTCAGCAACAATAGGATCAATGAACTCTTTCAAGAAGAGTTGATGGATGATACAAATCAGGAAATGATGTTGTTGATACTTGAACAACAACAAATGCTACTCGAGTTAGCTCAAAGTACTttcagcggaagacataaaagaAGGTATTTGGATCGAGATCGTGAAGCCGTACATGCTCGTATTGTTGATGATTACTTCACTG
This genomic stretch from Zingiber officinale cultivar Zhangliang chromosome 7A, Zo_v1.1, whole genome shotgun sequence harbors:
- the LOC121999351 gene encoding glutathione S-transferase T2-like codes for the protein MTGNQFFMPPSPYGFHPPNAAMFPLDESRKVGSDKDPATSSVPESLFPPHSSPFGLENITIDKDTETCYDDDAKKKKIAWSLEEDKVLASFQRLVSEFSGIYNKWHSNRASGWSDDDILTKAHEEWMSNKKNKSFKYEHVWRILRECEKYAPQSSDNRYGKKTRTSESGAYTSSSNPNTSVDVEDYEVRTRPNGQKESKRKGKTKSTIFEDLKEKMEKTLEKFTEYNQRKLETLDTANENKKSEAFQREYEILMKDIVRMTEEQLRIHSHACQMIKKKWGLE